In Leptospira ellinghausenii, the following proteins share a genomic window:
- a CDS encoding alpha/beta fold hydrolase, producing MKGKFINASALKEFGKFFDYKGNSIFYGTLGEGEPLLLLHGYPFNSYDWNWVMEDLSKHYQLVFIDLLGMGFSDKPQNHTYSFEEYVDLINTLIKKLNIKKIRILAHDLAVSIVEEMLGNIDSLDFEILSVAFMNGGLFTDVYKPRMIQRLLSQTPDAIGKYLSKKIKRNSIENSLKKMFGPETGPNSDLLNEYWNILNYNQGKDIAYLIGRLVFDKVKYQKQWIKTLKNTQIPFCYICGPFDPNSGTHMAERFKKEYPFASVYFLSSKIGHWPQVEAPKEVISALMLFQHELNANNKLKVK from the coding sequence ATGAAAGGTAAGTTTATAAATGCTTCTGCTCTGAAAGAATTTGGTAAATTCTTTGATTATAAAGGTAACTCCATATTCTATGGGACATTAGGAGAAGGGGAACCACTTCTATTGTTGCATGGTTATCCATTTAATAGTTATGATTGGAATTGGGTAATGGAAGATTTATCAAAACATTACCAATTGGTATTTATCGATTTGTTGGGTATGGGATTTTCCGATAAACCACAAAACCACACCTATTCGTTTGAAGAATATGTCGATTTGATCAATACTTTAATAAAAAAGTTAAACATTAAAAAGATAAGAATATTAGCACATGATTTGGCCGTTAGTATTGTTGAAGAAATGTTGGGAAACATTGACAGTTTGGATTTTGAAATTCTATCTGTTGCATTTATGAATGGTGGTTTGTTTACTGATGTGTATAAACCAAGAATGATCCAAAGATTATTATCTCAAACACCTGATGCAATCGGTAAGTATTTGAGTAAAAAAATAAAAAGAAATTCAATTGAGAATTCTTTGAAAAAAATGTTTGGACCCGAAACAGGTCCAAATTCAGATTTATTAAATGAATATTGGAATATATTGAATTACAATCAAGGAAAAGATATCGCTTATTTAATTGGTCGCTTGGTCTTTGATAAAGTTAAATACCAAAAACAGTGGATCAAAACACTTAAAAATACCCAAATTCCCTTTTGTTATATTTGTGGTCCATTTGATCCTAACTCCGGAACCCATATGGCAGAACGATTTAAAAAAGAATACCCATTTGCTTCTGTATATTTTTTATCTAGTAAAATAGGCCATTGGCCTCAGGTGGAAGCGCCAAAGGAAGTTATCTCTGCATTGATGTTATTTCAACACGAATTAAATGCAAACAACAAACTAAAGGTTAAATGA
- a CDS encoding NAD(P)H-dependent oxidoreductase has protein sequence MQNKKILIILGHPNPNSYCAKLADSYFRAAESSGHEVQLLKLKELKFDYNLNFGYDKTIKQELEPDILMSQTLIQNADHLVFVYPSWWASMPAILKAWIDRVFLPGFAFSYQKHSPLPKQLLKGKTARIIITMDAPTWYYKWFNRSPGVQLLKQGTLEFCGFKKVKVTYFDQIRFRKLNKLEQFILKTAKLGAMGA, from the coding sequence ATGCAAAACAAAAAGATTCTAATCATATTGGGGCATCCAAATCCAAATTCATATTGTGCCAAACTCGCTGATTCCTATTTCCGAGCTGCCGAAAGTTCAGGACATGAAGTTCAATTATTAAAGTTAAAAGAACTAAAATTTGATTATAATCTAAATTTTGGGTATGACAAAACCATTAAACAGGAGTTAGAACCTGACATTTTGATGAGCCAAACATTGATTCAGAATGCAGATCATCTTGTATTTGTTTATCCGAGTTGGTGGGCTAGTATGCCAGCAATTTTAAAAGCATGGATTGATAGAGTGTTTTTGCCAGGCTTTGCATTTTCTTATCAGAAACATTCCCCACTCCCCAAACAATTACTAAAAGGAAAAACAGCTAGAATCATTATTACAATGGATGCACCAACTTGGTACTACAAATGGTTCAATCGAAGTCCAGGAGTTCAGTTATTAAAACAAGGCACCTTAGAGTTTTGTGGATTTAAGAAAGTGAAAGTTACATATTTTGATCAAATTAGATTTAGAAAATTGAACAAGTTAGAACAGTTCATATTAAAAACAGCAAAATTAGGTGCGATGGGAGCATAA
- a CDS encoding DUF1554 domain-containing protein, giving the protein MMIESKWNLFIFLKTNQFLFSILLILSLLSCENETFNNACDTKSKSYFETSILAASIGEKRHPCYPDFTIVNQPGLNVSSQFVTLSEAGGNASIGTSSTIQLYLGSEPKENVNVQVIISNGAYVTPSQTFFTFSKSNWSTFQNVTLTAMNDTIINGTRTVLVRFVPSSTDSSFRLEERIIQAEVSDNDKIIFVTSLGQTGALGGIAGADNLCQANVNCPVGKICKAMMGDSGFLLRRASISSNIGDGQIDWVLKPYASYYRSNRTDLIGTTTSASLFTFNLTFAISGTSSTAWTGLSPDWTNNANSCTGWTVSGVFGYGGDTGSSTTSALGFNSFSCGSSLVHYCVEQ; this is encoded by the coding sequence ATGATGATTGAATCAAAATGGAATTTGTTCATTTTTCTAAAAACAAATCAATTCTTATTCTCTATACTCTTAATCCTTTCGTTGTTATCTTGTGAAAATGAAACCTTTAATAATGCCTGTGATACTAAATCAAAATCCTATTTTGAAACTTCAATCTTAGCCGCTTCTATTGGAGAAAAACGTCATCCATGTTATCCTGATTTTACCATCGTAAACCAACCTGGATTAAATGTAAGCAGTCAGTTTGTAACTCTATCAGAAGCAGGTGGTAATGCTTCCATTGGAACTTCTTCTACAATTCAATTGTATTTAGGTAGTGAACCGAAAGAAAATGTAAATGTTCAAGTAATCATAAGTAATGGAGCATATGTAACACCTTCCCAAACATTTTTTACCTTTTCAAAATCAAATTGGAGTACATTCCAAAATGTAACTCTTACAGCAATGAATGATACAATTATCAATGGCACAAGAACTGTATTGGTAAGATTTGTCCCTAGTTCCACAGATTCATCATTTCGACTTGAGGAAAGGATTATACAAGCTGAGGTTTCTGATAATGATAAAATTATTTTTGTTACAAGTTTAGGACAAACAGGTGCTTTAGGTGGTATTGCAGGTGCAGATAACTTGTGCCAGGCGAATGTAAATTGCCCTGTTGGTAAAATATGTAAAGCAATGATGGGTGATAGTGGTTTTTTGTTGAGAAGAGCTTCTATAAGTTCAAATATTGGAGACGGTCAAATTGATTGGGTCTTAAAGCCGTATGCTTCTTATTATCGATCGAATCGAACAGATTTAATAGGTACGACTACTAGCGCATCATTGTTTACCTTTAATTTAACATTTGCTATATCCGGAACTAGTTCAACTGCTTGGACAGGTTTGAGTCCTGACTGGACAAATAACGCAAACTCTTGTACGGGTTGGACAGTCTCGGGAGTATTTGGATACGGTGGAGATACTGGAAGTAGTACGACTTCAGCATTGGGTTTTAATTCATTTAGTTGTGGAAGTTCGCTTGTACATTATTGTGTGGAACAATAG
- a CDS encoding NADPH-dependent FMN reductase encodes MINKKPIILAISGGISATSYNRKILNTLKTDYQPACDMIIYDKIVKFPFFDSGISEEATPEIIKDFLGEIKRADGILICSPEYVFSIPGVLKNALEWAVSSIVFTDKPVAVITAASVGQKAHESLLLVLKTIGAKLTDDTSILISGVKGKVSSEGQIQDEQTEIALQNLMIVFLKSLR; translated from the coding sequence ATGATAAACAAAAAACCGATCATACTCGCAATTTCAGGTGGCATCAGTGCAACATCGTATAATAGAAAAATACTAAATACACTTAAAACTGATTATCAGCCAGCTTGTGATATGATCATTTATGATAAAATTGTCAAATTTCCTTTTTTTGATTCTGGAATATCGGAAGAGGCAACACCTGAGATCATAAAGGATTTTTTGGGTGAAATAAAACGTGCAGATGGTATCCTAATTTGTTCACCTGAATATGTTTTTAGTATACCCGGTGTCTTAAAAAATGCATTAGAGTGGGCAGTTTCTTCCATTGTGTTTACCGATAAACCCGTTGCTGTCATCACTGCTGCATCTGTTGGCCAAAAGGCGCATGAATCGTTACTTTTAGTATTAAAAACAATCGGTGCCAAATTAACGGATGATACAAGTATACTCATCTCAGGAGTAAAAGGTAAAGTATCATCAGAGGGGCAAATTCAAGATGAGCAAACAGAAATAGCACTTCAAAACTTAATGATTGTATTTTTAAAATCTCTAAGATAG
- a CDS encoding LA_1737 family protein, whose protein sequence is MNQKQNVDPLKLHHLLPCLIFFLVFPITAKSWPDLESEREVQIYGSERSKKYRASNILYDIEDWKDHYSVKAMGVYRYYDYPLSKSKTFFPFYDHLQSKIDNREFKRIMNYNVTKENDSVHKSIYPLVFWGNHANNSHLIAIPFLYQKNRENQSTFGFPVLPFIVYKNKEEVGADHLNYYRLFTLFHFETSGKRGLNEVSFTPLFYYSKENYLFFPLLLYYQNYRTTYHEYWLGPLYYSKNQSKEERLFVLFPFVGSYVSTKREFDFIFPIYLNLKDKEDDYHINLFWYTKVHDTSVNLATNKGNVYLDYDFGLFYNLFGISKRSRMIIGNSLKRSEVISSKPEIRKKREFNRENSEQFTGYQLLFGIFSYEVADTQKHIRLLPFAWFTWDESSEDRVVLLPPFFPIWLSYVSDDLEYKIIFPFYGKQKDKSSEIHSYFLNGYIQEEYQLNHRIEKSFFWPIVNVYQSDIDFGHRVLPFYIHNQTKTDVSSKSNTYTLISNYTKISNKTYESKEFLIWPVWISYHSYQYASKDPNTTIWITPFFYRNKDTSSIRTNLLWFVDWEYEYNSPIPAKDKIEVVPSEKKVKLSHLLFFPFYYSDSSFSIIPFSFNHWGESEFTTFTLLNYYQHKKEGHYYNLLYLLESENNTSVYQLRSFWDYLFSFQRRNKEIDRLTLLWLGYDQTQSKKTINFSPLIRTTESEGETSSMYGPLLYYVSKSNEEKTELGILGIGYYHNETKSDKQYATYVLLGVVYQEKTELERGFVKRGSLWGWLWEYQTEENGYEKFSILKLFSYSKEPDGSKKILGISI, encoded by the coding sequence ATGAACCAAAAACAGAATGTAGATCCATTGAAATTACACCATCTCCTTCCATGTCTCATTTTCTTTCTGGTTTTTCCGATCACTGCAAAATCATGGCCAGATTTAGAAAGTGAAAGAGAGGTTCAGATTTATGGGAGTGAAAGGAGTAAAAAATATAGGGCAAGTAATATTTTATATGACATTGAGGATTGGAAGGATCATTACTCTGTAAAAGCAATGGGAGTCTATCGTTATTACGATTATCCGCTATCAAAATCAAAAACGTTTTTTCCATTTTATGATCATCTACAAAGCAAAATTGATAATCGCGAATTCAAACGTATTATGAATTATAATGTCACAAAAGAAAATGACTCTGTTCATAAATCCATCTATCCTCTTGTTTTTTGGGGAAATCATGCTAATAACTCACATTTAATCGCCATTCCTTTCTTATATCAGAAAAATAGAGAAAATCAAAGTACATTTGGTTTTCCAGTTTTACCATTCATTGTTTATAAAAATAAAGAAGAGGTAGGTGCTGATCATTTGAATTATTACAGGCTCTTTACTTTGTTTCATTTTGAAACAAGCGGTAAACGAGGATTAAATGAAGTATCGTTTACACCTTTGTTTTATTATTCAAAAGAGAATTATTTGTTTTTTCCACTTTTACTCTATTATCAAAATTACCGAACTACTTATCATGAGTATTGGTTGGGTCCACTGTATTATTCTAAAAACCAATCCAAGGAAGAAAGATTGTTTGTATTATTTCCATTTGTTGGGAGTTATGTTTCGACCAAAAGAGAGTTCGATTTTATATTTCCTATTTATTTAAATCTAAAAGACAAGGAAGACGATTACCATATCAATTTATTCTGGTATACAAAGGTTCACGACACAAGTGTTAACTTGGCAACAAATAAAGGAAATGTATATTTGGATTATGATTTTGGGTTATTCTATAATTTATTTGGAATCTCAAAGCGAAGTCGAATGATCATAGGAAATTCTCTTAAACGAAGTGAGGTCATTTCTTCAAAACCCGAGATAAGAAAAAAAAGGGAATTCAATCGAGAGAATAGTGAGCAGTTTACAGGGTACCAACTTTTGTTTGGCATCTTTTCATATGAGGTAGCAGACACACAAAAACACATTCGTTTATTACCTTTTGCTTGGTTTACTTGGGATGAGTCTTCTGAAGACAGAGTTGTTTTGCTCCCACCATTTTTTCCAATTTGGCTAAGTTATGTTTCTGATGATTTAGAATATAAAATTATCTTTCCGTTTTATGGAAAACAAAAGGATAAGTCATCTGAAATCCATTCCTATTTTTTGAATGGTTATATCCAAGAGGAATACCAACTAAACCATCGGATTGAAAAATCTTTTTTTTGGCCAATTGTAAATGTATACCAATCTGATATCGATTTCGGGCATCGTGTATTACCTTTTTATATACACAACCAAACCAAAACTGACGTAAGTTCCAAAAGTAATACATATACTCTCATTTCAAATTATACAAAAATTAGTAATAAGACCTATGAATCTAAAGAATTTTTGATATGGCCTGTTTGGATTTCCTATCATTCTTATCAATATGCAAGTAAAGATCCAAATACTACAATATGGATCACACCATTTTTCTACCGAAATAAAGATACATCTAGTATCAGAACAAATTTATTATGGTTTGTTGATTGGGAATATGAATATAACTCTCCCATACCTGCTAAAGATAAAATTGAAGTGGTTCCCTCGGAAAAAAAGGTAAAATTATCTCATCTTCTGTTTTTTCCTTTTTATTATTCGGATTCAAGTTTTTCGATCATTCCATTCTCTTTCAATCATTGGGGTGAAAGTGAATTTACTACCTTTACTTTACTCAATTATTATCAGCACAAAAAGGAAGGACATTATTATAATCTATTGTATCTATTAGAATCGGAAAACAATACTTCTGTTTATCAATTGCGGAGTTTCTGGGATTATTTATTTAGTTTCCAAAGAAGAAATAAGGAAATTGATCGGCTAACCTTGCTTTGGTTAGGATATGATCAAACACAGTCTAAAAAGACTATTAATTTTTCCCCACTCATAAGAACCACAGAGTCAGAAGGGGAAACGTCAAGTATGTATGGTCCATTACTATATTATGTTTCTAAATCAAATGAAGAAAAGACAGAATTAGGGATTCTTGGGATCGGATATTATCACAATGAAACAAAATCAGATAAACAATATGCAACATATGTATTGTTAGGTGTTGTTTACCAGGAAAAAACAGAATTGGAAAGAGGGTTTGTGAAAAGGGGAAGCCTTTGGGGTTGGCTTTGGGAATACCAAACGGAAGAGAATGGGTATGAAAAATTTTCTATTTTAAAATTGTTTTCTTATTCCAAAGAACCTGATGGATCAAAAAAAATTTTAGGGATCAGTATTTAA
- a CDS encoding tRNA dihydrouridine synthase produces MRILLAPMEGLLDFRLRDTLTRVGGYDECVSEFIRVNDTLLPSHRYYRCVPELYNNSRTKSGVPVKVQLLGSDVNCMAENASKVASLGAYGIDINFGCPAPTVNRNRGGAALLKEPNLMYEIVKAVRNVVPREIPVTAKMRLGYDTTEHALVCAKALEEGGAKEIVVHARTKVDGYKPPAYWEWISKITEHIKIPVVANGEIWTVTDAIRCQKISGCKDIMIGRGAVTNPALALLMKGTQYNRFEWFEIKHLLLNYWKSMETGIDGISKNGRIKQWLKYLSREYEEAIVDFQYVKQLSSPKELETTYFSDLISLRK; encoded by the coding sequence TTGCGTATTCTACTTGCTCCAATGGAAGGACTTCTTGATTTTCGTTTACGTGATACATTAACACGCGTAGGCGGATACGACGAATGTGTCAGCGAATTCATTCGAGTGAATGATACCCTACTTCCTTCTCATAGATATTATCGTTGTGTTCCAGAATTATATAATAATAGCCGCACCAAATCTGGAGTTCCAGTAAAAGTACAACTATTAGGTTCTGACGTCAATTGTATGGCAGAAAACGCCAGTAAGGTGGCGTCGCTTGGAGCCTATGGTATCGATATCAATTTTGGTTGTCCTGCTCCAACGGTAAATCGAAACCGAGGAGGGGCAGCGTTACTCAAAGAACCAAACTTAATGTATGAGATTGTAAAAGCAGTTCGAAATGTTGTACCACGAGAAATTCCAGTCACTGCAAAAATGAGACTGGGTTATGACACCACCGAACATGCGCTTGTTTGTGCAAAAGCATTGGAAGAAGGTGGAGCAAAAGAAATTGTTGTTCATGCCAGGACAAAAGTTGACGGATACAAACCACCTGCGTATTGGGAATGGATTTCTAAAATAACAGAACATATAAAAATTCCAGTTGTTGCCAATGGAGAAATTTGGACCGTAACCGACGCTATCCGGTGCCAAAAAATCTCAGGGTGTAAGGATATTATGATTGGTAGAGGTGCGGTAACAAACCCCGCCCTTGCTTTACTCATGAAAGGGACCCAATACAATCGTTTTGAGTGGTTCGAAATTAAACACTTATTACTGAATTATTGGAAATCCATGGAAACGGGAATTGATGGAATTAGCAAAAATGGTAGGATTAAACAATGGTTAAAGTATCTTTCAAGAGAGTATGAGGAAGCAATTGTTGATTTCCAATACGTGAAACAACTTTCAAGTCCCAAGGAATTGGAAACTACTTACTTTTCTGACTTAATATCACTCAGAAAATGA
- a CDS encoding DUF2721 domain-containing protein, producing MFESFSNSEILSGMITPAVLVSACASLIFSTANRLGRIFDRVNLLKSEVELLLEGKRSFHEQRMVYMRHQLSVQKKRAVLIQRSMAFLYLATSLFIISSLALAFTLAFAKNLNWIPTVVALSGGICLFFASALLLYESRYNLTFINRQIEFTEFLEREIQEKMK from the coding sequence ATGTTTGAATCTTTTTCCAATTCCGAAATCCTATCAGGTATGATCACACCCGCTGTCCTTGTGTCAGCTTGTGCTAGTTTGATTTTTTCCACAGCAAATCGACTCGGTAGAATTTTTGATCGAGTGAATCTTTTGAAATCAGAAGTAGAACTTTTGCTCGAGGGAAAACGAAGTTTTCATGAACAAAGAATGGTGTATATGAGACACCAACTGTCTGTGCAAAAAAAACGCGCTGTTCTCATCCAACGATCGATGGCATTTTTATACTTAGCTACATCCTTATTTATCATTTCCAGTTTGGCTCTTGCGTTTACACTTGCTTTTGCCAAAAATCTGAACTGGATTCCCACAGTAGTTGCTCTATCAGGAGGGATTTGTTTGTTTTTTGCAAGTGCACTTCTTTTGTATGAAAGTCGATACAACCTAACATTCATTAATCGTCAAATTGAGTTTACTGAGTTTTTGGAAAGAGAAATCCAAGAAAAAATGAAATAA
- a CDS encoding 3-hydroxyacyl-CoA dehydrogenase NAD-binding domain-containing protein, protein MREIKTVTILGANGAMGSGSAGVIAAFGGAKVHMLARDVEKAKQGIEAAVASVKTDTIRARMIPGSYDADLEKAVAESDWVFELVAESYEVKEPINTRIAKARRPGTIVSTVSSGLSIGRLAKAYDEDGQKHYYGTHFFNPPYKMILCELVTHSGNDKKVTQALGEYLEKVLGRAVVYTNDTPAFAGNRIGFQLMNEVAHFAEKYADKGGIALMDEIMSGYTGRAMGPLATADFVGLDVHKAIVDNIYDNTKDEAHETFKLPGYFQKLIDAGKLGMKSGGGLTKVVKHADGKREKFVYNIKTGEYDPYPKFDIPFIKEARQKIKDSDYKGAMDVVKKANGFEAEIARYFISRYISYSLSLVGEVVDTKENTDGAMGFGFNWVPASAFVDFLGGPKETIKMMEESKIPVPKLLKDAKEGKKFYELGEKLDARSLFKG, encoded by the coding sequence ATGAGAGAAATCAAAACTGTCACGATTTTAGGTGCCAACGGAGCCATGGGTTCTGGAAGTGCAGGCGTTATTGCTGCCTTCGGTGGTGCTAAAGTCCATATGCTCGCTAGAGATGTAGAAAAAGCAAAACAGGGTATCGAAGCCGCTGTAGCATCCGTCAAAACGGATACCATTCGCGCACGAATGATCCCTGGTTCCTACGATGCGGATCTGGAAAAAGCAGTCGCAGAGTCAGATTGGGTATTCGAACTCGTGGCGGAAAGTTACGAAGTCAAAGAACCGATCAACACTCGTATCGCAAAAGCGCGCCGTCCGGGAACCATTGTTTCCACTGTGTCCTCTGGACTTTCCATTGGTCGTTTGGCAAAAGCATACGATGAAGATGGTCAAAAACACTATTACGGAACGCATTTTTTTAACCCTCCTTATAAAATGATCCTTTGTGAACTCGTAACTCACTCTGGAAATGACAAAAAAGTCACACAAGCGTTAGGTGAATACTTAGAAAAAGTTTTAGGCCGCGCTGTGGTTTATACAAACGACACTCCTGCCTTTGCTGGAAACCGAATTGGATTTCAGTTGATGAACGAAGTGGCTCACTTTGCAGAAAAGTATGCTGACAAAGGCGGAATCGCACTTATGGACGAAATCATGTCTGGTTACACTGGACGTGCCATGGGCCCACTTGCAACTGCAGACTTCGTAGGTCTTGATGTTCACAAAGCCATCGTAGACAATATCTACGACAACACAAAAGACGAAGCACATGAAACATTCAAACTTCCTGGTTACTTCCAAAAGTTAATCGATGCTGGTAAACTTGGTATGAAATCTGGTGGTGGCCTCACAAAAGTTGTGAAACACGCTGACGGAAAACGTGAGAAGTTTGTTTACAATATCAAAACAGGAGAGTACGATCCGTACCCAAAATTTGATATTCCTTTTATCAAAGAAGCTCGCCAAAAAATCAAAGACTCCGATTACAAAGGTGCGATGGATGTAGTAAAAAAAGCGAATGGTTTCGAAGCAGAAATCGCACGTTACTTCATTTCACGTTACATCAGTTATTCGCTCTCTCTCGTAGGAGAAGTAGTGGATACAAAAGAAAACACTGATGGAGCAATGGGTTTTGGTTTTAACTGGGTTCCTGCGTCTGCATTTGTTGATTTCCTTGGTGGACCAAAAGAAACAATTAAGATGATGGAAGAGTCTAAAATACCAGTTCCAAAACTTTTAAAAGACGCAAAAGAAGGCAAAAAGTTCTACGAACTTGGCGAGAAACTAGACGCAAGGTCTCTTTTCAAAGGTTAA
- a CDS encoding acetyl-CoA acetyltransferase — protein MSEKVFVLGGEQTDFQRNWTKEGKTFMSMMREVLDDALEKVGISYDEIKRLNKENRVAVFVGNFDAEQYANQGHLGAFLTEVNPALFGVPGARYEAACASGSVALDAAITHIRAEDYDLAIVLGVEVMKTVSSSVGGDFLGTAAYYEKEAKGVQFPFPKLFGKLADVILERYELKEERFMDALAEISRINYANAKRNPKAQTRTWFMNKEHAMARGGDNNMAVGGRLCITDCSQVTDGAAVTILASKDYTKEYAKKTGRKIDDIPRVKGWGHRVAPITFEAKKQESVGDKYILPWTRQTVKDAYKRADLDVKNIDVFETHDCFTSSEYAAISAFGISEPGKEHIAIEEGTIDFGGKKPINPSGGLIGVGHPVGASGVRMMLDLYKQVTNTAGDYQVKGAKNGLMLNIGGSATTNFVFILGK, from the coding sequence ATGAGTGAAAAAGTATTTGTACTAGGCGGGGAACAAACCGACTTCCAAAGGAACTGGACAAAAGAAGGAAAAACCTTCATGTCCATGATGCGTGAAGTATTAGATGATGCTCTTGAAAAAGTTGGCATTAGTTATGATGAAATCAAACGATTGAACAAAGAAAATCGTGTGGCTGTTTTTGTTGGAAACTTTGATGCTGAACAGTACGCAAACCAAGGACATTTGGGTGCATTTTTAACAGAAGTAAACCCTGCACTTTTCGGGGTTCCTGGTGCTCGTTATGAAGCTGCTTGTGCTTCTGGATCGGTTGCACTTGATGCAGCGATCACACATATCCGTGCAGAAGACTACGATCTAGCGATCGTTCTTGGTGTGGAAGTGATGAAAACCGTTTCTTCTTCTGTGGGTGGTGACTTCCTAGGAACTGCTGCCTATTACGAAAAAGAAGCAAAAGGGGTTCAATTTCCTTTCCCTAAACTTTTCGGAAAATTAGCAGACGTGATCCTCGAACGTTATGAACTAAAAGAAGAACGTTTTATGGATGCTCTTGCTGAAATTTCACGTATCAATTACGCAAATGCAAAACGGAACCCAAAAGCACAAACTCGTACATGGTTCATGAACAAAGAACATGCGATGGCTCGTGGTGGTGATAATAATATGGCTGTGGGTGGAAGACTTTGTATCACTGACTGTTCTCAAGTAACAGACGGTGCTGCAGTGACCATCCTTGCTTCTAAAGATTACACAAAAGAATACGCTAAAAAAACTGGCCGTAAAATTGATGACATCCCTCGTGTGAAGGGTTGGGGTCACCGAGTCGCACCAATTACATTTGAAGCAAAAAAACAAGAATCCGTTGGAGACAAATACATCCTTCCATGGACTCGCCAAACAGTAAAAGATGCTTACAAACGTGCTGACCTAGATGTAAAAAACATTGATGTATTTGAAACACATGACTGTTTTACTTCTTCTGAGTATGCTGCGATTTCTGCTTTTGGAATTTCAGAACCAGGAAAAGAACACATCGCAATCGAAGAAGGAACCATTGACTTTGGTGGGAAAAAACCAATCAATCCATCTGGTGGACTCATCGGTGTGGGTCACCCAGTGGGAGCGTCCGGTGTTCGTATGATGCTCGACCTCTACAAACAAGTCACAAACACGGCAGGTGACTACCAAGTGAAAGGAGCAAAGAACGGTCTTATGCTCAACATTGGTGGATCGGCTACGACGAACTTCGTGTTCATCTTAGGGAAGTGA